The following are encoded together in the Diabrotica undecimpunctata isolate CICGRU chromosome 7, icDiaUnde3, whole genome shotgun sequence genome:
- the LOC140446647 gene encoding uncharacterized protein: MWSYQPKTATKNPKRSFEHSVQGPFDKIKEAQTPLDAFHRFMSPEYLAKIVEYTNTKISVKAQKYKVKKLTNSKVNIDELHALLELLIFAAAQRDNHLATRQMFDDEISGAIYKATMGRERFEFLIECLRFDDKMSRLDRKETDLLAAIREIWDDLIQNCKTSYKPGSYLPIDKQLLAFRKRCPFRMYISNKRAVVPE, translated from the coding sequence ATGTGGTCCTATCAACCAAAGACCGCTACTAAAAATCCAAAACGTAGCTTCGAACATTCTGTTCAAGGCCCCTTTGATAAAATCAAGGAAGCACAAACACCCTTAGACGCTTTTCATCGTTTTATGAGTCCAGAGTATCTGGCAAAAATTGTAGAATATACAAATACTAAAATTTCTGTTAAAGCACAAAAATATAAGGTCAAAAAACTTACAAACTCGAAAGTGAATATTGACGAATTGCATGCACTCCTAGAACTACTTATTTTTGCTGCTGCCCAAAGAGACAATCATTTAGCGACAAGACAAATGTTTGATGACGAAATTTCTGGTGCGATATATAAAGCAACTATGGGCCGGGAAAGATTTgaatttcttatagaatgtttacgttttgatgatAAAATGTCTAGACTAGACAGAAAAGAAACAGACCTATTAGCAGCCATTCGTGAAATATGGGATGATCTTATACAGAACTGCAAAACGTCCTATAAGCCCGGATCATACCTACCAATCGATAAGCAGCTACTAGCTTTTAGGAAAAGATGTCCTTTCCGGATGTATATTTCAAACAAGCGTGCCGTAGTACCTGAGTGA